The following is a genomic window from Dryobates pubescens isolate bDryPub1 chromosome 29, bDryPub1.pri, whole genome shotgun sequence.
TCagacatttgttttgtttttaaaactacTGCCTTATTATTTATTTAGGTGTTCTAAAATTTTAATTATGGAAAGTAACaaaaagggccacaaagatgatcagagggctggagcacctttcctgtggcggggacaggctgtgagagttgaggctgttcagcctgaggaagagaaggctctagggaggccttccagtacctgaaaggggctacaggagagcaggggagggacttgcagtgacaggaataAAGTGAATGGCTTTAGGCTGGGAAAGGAAAGATTtcgactggaggttaggaagaaattctttacagtgagggtggagagatactggaacaggttgtccagggaggtcatggatacTGCCTCCattgaggtgttcaggaccaggttggatgaggtcttaagcaacctggtccctgcccatggcatagggattggaattagatgatctttaaagtcacttccaaatcaaaccattctatggctccTTGTTCTCCTGTGCATAGACCTCTTACCATATTCTCTCACAGAACTCTAAATGCGCAGAAGGTGTTCTGCATGTCCAGCATATAGAGGCACagtgtcacatccagtctcacCCATCCCATTGCAGGTGTGTTCTGTGGTTGGTCTTTCATAAAGCAGAGTGGATGGGTGTCTTGACTAACTCATTGCACAGTGACAGAGATTTGTCCCCCATCTTGTTTGTGAAACTCTTTGAGTGTTGGCCATGACTGAATATTGTCTAATGCTacctattttcttttctgcagatGTGGCAGTAGAAAGTGCAAGGACAAAGGAATTTGCATCTACATTTAGATACATTCAGAATGTTATGTGGTGGGAAGAAGTCTTACTTTGCAGCTGCCGTAGGCCTCATTACTCTAACTTCAATGGTCACGCTTTCTTATCTTAGGTTACAGAGACTGTCTCATCTGCCAAAAGTAATTCAAGAAAGCAGCAGGTGTAGAGGGAAAATTGCCAACAGCACCATAACACCATTAAAAGGTAACAGAACTCTTATTATAACCCCTTACTTCGATGACAGGGAAAGGAAACTCACTCGTGTGATTGGGATTGTTCACCACGAGGATGTGAAAGAACTGTACTGCTGGTTCTGCTGTGAGCCTGATGGAAAGATCTATGTATCCAAAGCAGATATTGATGTTCACGCAGACAGGTTTGATTTCCCTTACGGTGCAACAGATATAATTTGTTTGGAACCTAGAAGCTGTGATCCCACACATGTATCCATTCATCAGTTTCCACACGGGGATATTGACCAGCTGCCAAGGTTTGAAATTAAAAACCGGAAGGCTGAGCCCTTTTCTGTGGACTTCACCCTCTGCATCTCTGCCATGTTTGGAAACTACAACAATGTCTTGCAGTTCATACAGAGTATGGAAATGTACAAGATTTTTGGGGTACAGAAGGTGATGATCTATAAGAACAACTGCAGCCACCTGATGGAGAAAGTCTTGAAGTTTTATATAGAAGAAGGGATTGTAGAGATAATTCCCTGGCCAATAGACTCACATCTCAAGGTGTCTGCTAGCTGGCATTATTCCATGGATCCCAAAGACCTTGGCTACTATGGACAAATCACAGCTTTAAATGACTGTGTGTATCGTAACATGTGGAGGAGCAAGTTTGTGATTCTTAATGATGCTGATGAGATAATTCTTCCCCTTAAGCACCCAGACTGGAAAACGATGATGGACAGCCTTCAGCAGCAAAATCCAGGGGTTGGCGTTTTCCTCTTTGAGAATCACATCTTTCCCAAAACTGTAACTACTCCTGTGTTCAACATTTCATCCTGGAATGCTGTGCCAGGTGTTAACATACTGCAGCATGTTCACAGAGAGCCTGACAGGAAACATATAAGCAATCCCAGGAAAATCATAGTGGATCCAAAAAAAGTGATTCAGACCTCAGTCCACTCTGTCCTGCGTGCTTATGGCAAGAGTGTGAATGTTCCTATGGATTTTGCCCTCATTTACCACTGTCGGGTGCCCCTTCAAGCAAGCCTTCCCAGAGAATCCCTCATCAGGGACACAACACTGTGGAAATACAACTCATCCTTAATCACAAATGTGAACAAGGTGCTGCACCAAACTGTGCTGTAAGCTGAAGGGAGGGAATGTGGAACCAGTGCATGATGCGGAATCGGAGGACAACACTTAGAGGTCACACTAAAATCTCATCCACATTAAGTTTACGTCTTGCAGAGACTCTTTCTATGTACTCTACGAAGGTGAATGTATTGGATTTGAGAACTGAGACATGGGACCTTTGTAAGAGCCCACAGTGATCAAGTGATAGTTAAGAATAGAGTTCCTCAGGTAAAGTCTCTGCTGCACCTTTGTAAGATGTGAAGGCTGAGGCATAGTGAGAAGATAGCTTCTCTACATGTCTCTGAGTGTGAAAGGGCATTATTCAAGGCCTGGAAAGTAAACATGCAGAAACTAGAAACTTCATGTACCCTTTTGcagctgtctttttcttttcccatcttCATAAACAGGGACAGATGTTGCTAGTGCAATGAACCTGTGTACTACCTGAAGAAAGAGTGAATtgatttttgcttgtttgtatcTCTGAAGTACTTGGtggataaaaaaataaatccagctGTGCTTTATGGTTCCTGATGAAAGGTGGCTTGGGACAGCATCTCCCAGATGAAGAGCTGCATTGGCATTACCATTGTAACTCATAATCACAGAGGCAGGGTCAGAAAATGCACCAGAAACTGGAATTTCTTAAGGGAAATGGGAATGGGTAGCAGACCCACGAGTCATTTTCATGACCAAGGATCACTGCAGCTGGCATTACTTCTGGGAAATGTACAAAGAGTTTGATTTCAATTAAAAATAAGCAGTAGTTCTCAACTGATTGAAATAATGCAAAAGGCTCTATATAGTTTTCATCTATGTACAAAAAATAGAACTACAGTACTTAAAGGTAACAATGCTTAATTCTTGCAGTGAGACAGCACAAGCTCTGAGAGATTATCATTTGTGCTCCAGTCAGTGTGGTTTGCATTGAGAGCTGTGACTTTCAACTGATAAAATCCTTGGCTGCAAACATTTTCAGAGTAAGTTTGTGTGGCTAAAGGTGGAAAATGTGAGTACTTCAGACTCTAGCCTTGTAGTCAAGAGATTCTGCTCCATTGTGACTTCAAGCAGTTCCTACCGCAACACAAATCCTACCACACTCACTGCACAGGAAAGCTTTCCCCCACTGAGCCCTTTGGTGTAATTTGTACTGCATACATTTGGGAACTGTGGCCCTTGTTCAGTACTAAATAGGAAATTAGGCCTCCATGgacaatggggaaaaaaattaatcttaaCCCTAGTAGTGCCTGGGCAGTTGCATCTTTTGAAGGACATGAAAAGAGTTTCCAAgttgtggagaaaaaaataaaaagacattaAGGGGAGATTTTATTGTaagggaggagggaaaccaACCTAAAGCATTTCTAAAGCATGTGATGTCATAGATACAGCTTTTAAGTACATGTCAAATACCACAGAATATATGTGGGTAGGTATTGGCTACTCCATACTTAACTCCTGTGTACATCAGGTCTCCTGTGATGATCAAAGTAAAAGACCTTTTTATACTGCTATGCTTTTCCTCAGACTTtcgatttatttgttttttttcccagagatgGTGGCATTCTCACTGTTACCTGCCCCTGCTTTCCAAATCTAGGTGTAGCAACTACTTCAAGTGCATGACTCCAGTAACTGCAGCTTCTGGAAAGAGTGAATGGCTGCTAGACATCATTTAATGTAAGAGAATCAGTGACTCTTGCTGTGGAGCTTGAACATCAGCTTCCCATTCATACCTACCTGTTGAGAAAGTTACATCCTCACACCAACTACAGGGAATATGGACAATAAAACAAGGATTGAGCCATTCTGAGGTCCCACCAGCAAATACAATACTGCCACGTTCTCTTAATGTCATCTGATGGAGCGTGCCAGCACAAAGTTGGTTTGGTCTCACTGAGGAGAGAAGTTCACATTGGTATGTTCCCAAACATAAATTGTTATTGTTAGCATCTGATCCTAGTTCAAGGATTCATTTGATTCTTTTATTTATGTCAATGTATTTGAAGTTatcataaggaaaaaaacccattttGAAGGGAATTgtactggagagagagagaggttttgCCATCTTCTCCCTGGAGTAAGGCAGCCACGCACTGTAACCAGTAGTTGCTGTTACATGTACAAAAGCCTATGGGTCTAGCATACTTCACCTTCTGtttcaacaacaaaaatagGTCAGAAGTCAGGTCAAAGCACTACTTCTTCATTTCAGACTTGATGGTGAATTTGAATGGTTTAAACGTTACAAGCTATGCTCCAGAGCCCAGATAGGTATGCTTAAAGAGTACAGACAGAAGTTTGTGGTGAATACTGTTAGCATGCTGTATTGCATTATGTCCAAAACAACCCCTTCCCAAATGCCCAAAGAAAAGTAAATGATTGTGCATTGCATGATGATACCATTAGGTGTGCAACTTTGGTTCATGCAAAGTCTCATTTTTATGGACACGCTGCTGATAGTCCATAGATTCCTGAAGATTCTGCATATGTCAGCTGCTCAGCCATGTTCTTTCCATAACACCAAATGGATGCTATGGTCTGGCATACTGGTGGCAAAAACCAAGCCCATATCGTTGTGGCCATTTAGTCCATTTAACCAAGACATTTCGCCAGCCAAAAAGCTTGAACCTCTCTTGGACTTTCTGTACTCCGGTAGAGGCCAGCGGCTTATCAGTTTTTCTGTCCTCAAGTCCATTATATACAGGTATCTGTTATCAAACAGCAGAGCAAATATCTCTCCAAAGCCCAGCAAGGACACATTTGAGAAGTCAGGAGGTTTAATAACCCTAGAAGACAAGACAACATTGTTATAAATTCTGTTACAACAGAGTAATAAACCTGCATTACTTAAACCAAAGCCGCCTGACTGTAGGAAATTAATGTCCAAACTCATCACTCTGAAAGGCTTTAGAAAGAACTGGATGCAAATTTCTCAAGCAACTGAACACAGCTGCAGTCAGGCCTGGAGTTTCAGTTTCGGCCTTGGGCAGTCAGGACAGAGTCTCCTGCAGGTTAAGGTTTGAAAGGGGTTCTGTACAGCACAAGGAAGCGAAAAAAAGGTCTTGTTTTCAGATACCAAAGAGCAAATGGAGCTGTGGTTTACAGTACATTTCCACAGGGATTTGGTGCCTCATCTTTTAAGAGGTAAAAATCTCCTCTTACTCTTCTGACCCATTTCTCTAGCCACTGGAAATGAAGCCCAGAAATGTTTTCTTGTGGTGAGAAGGTAAGAGAAGTCACTCAAGAGTGGTCCTTAACAGAATGCTGTTTTACTGGTGCTTAGTGTAAGCTAAGCATTTATAGCCTGGGGAGAAATAAAAGTATCTGTTAGCTACCCTACACCTTTAGAGTATTTTTGCCTTAATAAATAAAACTTGGAACAGAAATTGGAGACAGTTAAGTTCTCCACAACTGACTGAGCGTTTGACTGAGCATAGCATTACATAAAGCACAGAACTGaggcacagaacttggaggagaAAAATCTGTTCTCAGCAATCAAAATCTATTTCATAGAACTGATTTTATAAAAAGTATTAAAATTGTACTTTAAGAATTGTTTGTAAACAATCTTGTATAAAAGAATTCTGAAAGATGGGAGGGTAGCCCGAGAGGTTAAATGACTCAGTTATCCTTACTGAGAAGCAGCGCTTCTGGGGTAAAGCTTCCTGTGGTAGATACCCTGCAAATGTTTGTGCATTTCAATTAGGAGTCTGCTAGCAGGCAGGTTTTTTCCTAAGTCACAATCTTTGCCACCGTttctggcagccacagccttgtTCTGTACATGGAAATGGAGGCCGTGCTCACTGCAGTCTGATTTTACTTCCAGTCCGCAGCGTTGTGGAAAATAACAGATCGGTAGTGCAGTAAGGAGAAAAGTCTTTACAATT
Proteins encoded in this region:
- the LOC104306566 gene encoding uncharacterized protein LOC104306566, whose amino-acid sequence is MLCGGKKSYFAAAVGLITLTSMVTLSYLRLQRLSHLPKVIQESSRCRGKIANSTITPLKGNRTLIITPYFDDRERKLTRVIGIVHHEDVKELYCWFCCEPDGKIYVSKADIDVHADRFDFPYGATDIICLEPRSCDPTHVSIHQFPHGDIDQLPRFEIKNRKAEPFSVDFTLCISAMFGNYNNVLQFIQSMEMYKIFGVQKVMIYKNNCSHLMEKVLKFYIEEGIVEIIPWPIDSHLKVSASWHYSMDPKDLGYYGQITALNDCVYRNMWRSKFVILNDADEIILPLKHPDWKTMMDSLQQQNPGVGVFLFENHIFPKTVTTPVFNISSWNAVPGVNILQHVHREPDRKHISNPRKIIVDPKKVIQTSVHSVLRAYGKSVNVPMDFALIYHCRVPLQASLPRESLIRDTTLWKYNSSLITNVNKVLHQTVL